The genomic DNA GCTTGTCCGATGTGAATCAGCTCAGACGCGCGCTCACCGATGATATGCACGCCCAACAGTTGCAGGGTTTCACGATGGAAGATTAATTTCACCATACCATCGGTTTCCCCCATAATATGGGCGCGAGCAGTCTCACGATAATACGCATGACCGATTTCGTACGGAACACGATCTTTGGTCAACTCTTCCTCTGTTGCGCCGACCATCGAAACTTCTGGAATCGTGTAAATGCCAAACGGCAGCGGACCGAGAGGGGATTGCAAGGCTTTACTTTCGTCCCGACCATTCAGACGGCGAAATGCATGTGCTGCCGCAAGGCGTCCCTGATGCATTGCTGTCGCGGCGAGGGCAGGGAACCCGATGACGTCTCCGACTGCATAAATATGCGGAAGTGATGTTTGAAAATGTTCGTTGACGTTGAGCAGGCCGCGGTTGTCCGTCGCAAGCCCGATCGCTTGTAACCCTAACGTATCTGTGTTGCCGATACGGCCTGCTGCATGGAGTACTCGTTCGGCGGTTACGACCTTGCCACTCGCGCAGTGAGACTCGACTCGATCCGGTTCAGGAACCACAACCTTCGTGACTTCTTCACCGAAGTGCATCACGACTCCGGCATTGAGCATGCGATACAGCAGGCGTTGCTTGAGTTCGTCATCGAGAAAGTCAAGGATATTGGAACGGGTATCGATGAGCGTCACTTTCACTCCCAGTGTCGCAAAAATCGAAGCATACTCGCAGCCGACAACTCCTGCACCAATGACCGCAAGGGTGCGTGGAATACGTTCCATGTACAGCACGGAATCTGTGTCAAAGACATGAACGTTGTCGAAGGGAATCGATGGTGGACGTGCTGGGCGCGAACCAACGGCAAGAATGACTTCTGCGGCAGAGCACGTGCGGCGCGAACCATCGGCACTCTCGATCGCAAGCCGGTGGGAATCTACAAAGGTGGCCTGCCCATGAAAGATGTCGACATCGTTGCGATCAAGCTTGCGCCTGGTTGCGTCGGCTTGGGTCTGAACGACGGTCGTTTTGTATCGCAAGAGGTCCTGAACGCCTAAGCGATGTTTCTTAACCGCGCACTGAATGCCTGGAAAGGTGCGT from Deltaproteobacteria bacterium includes the following:
- a CDS encoding Si-specific NAD(P)(+) transhydrogenase; this encodes MSTQTVTITSPTAEYDYDLIVIGSGPAGEKAAIQAAKLDKRVAVVERGGQLGGSCTHFGTLPSKTLREAVLFISSLEQRTFPGIQCAVKKHRLGVQDLLRYKTTVVQTQADATRRKLDRNDVDIFHGQATFVDSHRLAIESADGSRRTCSAAEVILAVGSRPARPPSIPFDNVHVFDTDSVLYMERIPRTLAVIGAGVVGCEYASIFATLGVKVTLIDTRSNILDFLDDELKQRLLYRMLNAGVVMHFGEEVTKVVVPEPDRVESHCASGKVVTAERVLHAAGRIGNTDTLGLQAIGLATDNRGLLNVNEHFQTSLPHIYAVGDVIGFPALAATAMHQGRLAAAHAFRRLNGRDESKALQSPLGPLPFGIYTIPEVSMVGATEEELTKDRVPYEIGHAYYRETARAHIMGETDGMVKLIFHRETLQLLGVHIIGERASELIHIGQAVITYGGSIEYFIDNVVNYPTLSEAYKVAALNGYNRL